A single genomic interval of Acetonema longum DSM 6540 harbors:
- a CDS encoding tetratricopeptide repeat protein: protein MNPIFTLENLIRRITLTLSVFLISMLVLSAATAEAESEITAEQWYQQGTAYAAQGDYDHAIAAYSQVIALQLQVPETYNSRGIVYIKKGDYDRAIADYDQAIALNPKFASAYNNRGVAYYAKGHYDQAIADHSQAVALNPKNAGAYYNRGNAYGKNDQYDRAIADYTQAIALNPKHVAAYDNRGMLYKKKGQYDQAIDDHTQAIALEPKRATAYNNRGIAYTKKGQYNRAIADFDQAILLNPKDAMAYYNRGITYADKGDYTRAIVTYNRAIALDPHYAEAYYQKAVACEKAGRLPEAAESYHKFILYASTQDDEYIKIAQERLAVLGN, encoded by the coding sequence ATGAACCCGATCTTTACTCTGGAAAACCTTATCCGCCGTATCACCCTAACTCTTTCTGTCTTTCTGATTTCTATGTTGGTCCTTTCTGCCGCAACCGCTGAGGCGGAAAGCGAAATTACCGCTGAGCAGTGGTATCAGCAAGGAACTGCATATGCCGCTCAGGGAGATTACGACCATGCCATTGCTGCCTACAGCCAGGTGATTGCACTGCAACTCCAGGTGCCGGAAACCTACAATAGCCGGGGTATTGTATATATCAAAAAAGGGGATTATGATCGGGCCATCGCCGACTATGATCAAGCCATCGCCTTGAATCCGAAGTTTGCCAGTGCCTATAATAACCGCGGCGTCGCTTATTATGCGAAAGGCCACTATGATCAGGCTATTGCCGACCACAGTCAGGCTGTCGCTCTGAATCCAAAGAATGCCGGCGCCTATTACAACCGCGGCAATGCTTATGGGAAAAACGACCAATATGACCGGGCCATCGCCGACTATACTCAAGCCATCGCTTTGAATCCGAAGCACGTCGCGGCTTATGACAACCGCGGCATGCTTTATAAAAAGAAAGGCCAGTACGACCAGGCTATCGACGATCATACTCAGGCAATCGCTTTGGAGCCAAAGCGCGCCACAGCTTACAACAACCGCGGCATCGCTTATACGAAGAAAGGGCAGTATAACCGGGCAATTGCTGACTTTGACCAAGCCATTCTATTAAATCCGAAAGATGCCATGGCATACTATAATCGTGGCATTACTTACGCCGATAAAGGCGACTATACCCGGGCTATTGTTACCTATAACCGGGCCATCGCTCTGGACCCGCATTATGCTGAAGCCTATTACCAGAAGGCGGTCGCTTGTGAAAAAGCGGGGCGTCTTCCCGAAGCCGCCGAATCTTACCATAAATTCATACTCTATGCGTCAACGCAAGATGATGAATATATCAAGATTGCCCAAGAGCGCTTGGCCGTTCTCGGGAATTAG
- a CDS encoding winged helix-turn-helix transcriptional regulator, with the protein MPNCTMNECGKSVVYTLSVVGGKWKWIILAILFENGVQRYGEIKKSASAITHKMLSQQLKELEAEQLILREEYHQIPPKVEYSLTEKGKTLIPIIQLMADWGTKYKPSK; encoded by the coding sequence ATGCCCAATTGTACGATGAATGAATGCGGCAAGTCCGTCGTATATACTTTATCCGTAGTTGGCGGCAAGTGGAAATGGATTATACTCGCTATATTATTTGAGAACGGCGTACAACGATATGGAGAAATCAAAAAAAGTGCGTCTGCGATTACGCACAAAATGTTGAGTCAACAGCTTAAAGAATTGGAAGCCGAGCAGTTGATCCTGCGGGAAGAATATCATCAGATTCCCCCAAAGGTGGAATACTCCTTGACAGAGAAAGGGAAAACCTTGATCCCGATCATACAGCTGATGGCGGATTGGGGAACAAAATACAAACCCTCTAAGTGA
- a CDS encoding nitroreductase family protein yields the protein MDLIQVDQEKCIKCGHCAQVCPVGVIGMGQYGPMVSGQHCIACGHCVAICPTEALDNVHSPLAGQPPLEKMPVWDADAAARFLRSRRSVRAYQKTAVSREKIRQLLDIARFAPTASNSQGVAYRVIDHSDTLRSITAAVIDWVEKALKTPPWAGSSYEAPLTAQIASFRQSGKDVILRDAPCLVVAMADKSFLPTGRDNAHFSLSYAELYASSIGLGTCWAGFVEACAVANYQPLLDLLNLPENMSVTGAVMVGYPQYAYKRLVDRKPLQIVWQ from the coding sequence ATGGATTTGATACAGGTTGATCAGGAAAAATGTATTAAGTGCGGCCATTGCGCCCAGGTCTGTCCTGTAGGGGTTATCGGCATGGGGCAATATGGTCCGATGGTCAGCGGGCAGCATTGCATTGCCTGTGGTCACTGTGTGGCGATCTGTCCCACGGAAGCACTGGACAACGTGCACTCACCTTTGGCCGGACAGCCGCCTTTAGAAAAAATGCCGGTCTGGGATGCGGATGCTGCGGCGAGATTTCTTCGCAGCCGGAGATCCGTCCGGGCATACCAGAAGACCGCCGTTTCGCGGGAAAAAATCAGGCAGCTTCTCGACATCGCCCGCTTTGCGCCGACCGCCAGCAATTCGCAGGGGGTGGCTTATCGCGTCATTGATCATTCGGATACGTTACGAAGCATTACCGCTGCTGTTATCGACTGGGTGGAGAAAGCACTGAAAACCCCTCCCTGGGCCGGGTCCTCCTATGAAGCGCCGTTGACTGCCCAAATAGCCAGCTTCCGGCAATCCGGCAAGGATGTTATATTGCGTGATGCACCTTGTCTTGTTGTGGCCATGGCCGACAAAAGCTTTTTGCCCACTGGCCGGGACAATGCTCATTTCTCACTGTCTTACGCGGAGCTTTACGCGTCCTCCATTGGGCTTGGAACCTGCTGGGCAGGATTTGTCGAAGCTTGTGCCGTCGCCAATTATCAGCCGTTGCTTGATCTGTTGAACTTGCCGGAGAACATGAGCGTAACCGGCGCAGTCATGGTAGGATATCCGCAATATGCCTATAAAAGGCTGGTGGATCGGAAACCCCTGCAGATAGTCTGGCAATAG
- a CDS encoding flavodoxin family protein: MKVLAINGSPRKTWNTATLLNKALEGAASQGAETELIHLYDLSYKGCISCFACKTKDGRNYGRCPIPDDLASVFAKVEQADAMILGSPIYLGRVTGEMASFMDRLVFQYLMYTDPPQSLFPGTLPTGFIYTMGVTEEQFKESGFAQHLILNETMLRLTFGRAETMHSFDTCQFEDYSKMVAPRFDPEKKAARRKEVFPEDCDKAFAMGAKLATK, encoded by the coding sequence ATGAAAGTGTTAGCAATCAACGGAAGCCCGAGAAAGACCTGGAATACAGCCACGCTGCTCAATAAAGCTTTGGAGGGGGCTGCATCACAGGGAGCTGAGACGGAACTGATCCATCTTTATGATCTCAGCTACAAAGGATGTATCAGCTGTTTTGCATGTAAAACCAAAGATGGAAGAAACTATGGCCGATGTCCCATACCGGATGATTTGGCCTCAGTGTTTGCTAAAGTGGAGCAAGCGGATGCGATGATCTTAGGATCTCCTATTTATCTTGGCAGGGTAACCGGCGAGATGGCATCATTTATGGACCGTTTGGTTTTTCAATATCTGATGTATACCGACCCGCCCCAATCGCTTTTTCCCGGCACTCTTCCAACCGGGTTTATTTATACCATGGGTGTTACCGAGGAACAGTTCAAAGAATCTGGATTTGCGCAGCATCTCATTTTGAATGAAACAATGCTCCGGCTTACTTTCGGTCGCGCTGAGACTATGCACAGTTTTGATACCTGCCAGTTTGAGGACTATTCAAAGATGGTAGCCCCTCGTTTTGACCCGGAGAAAAAAGCGGCAAGACGGAAAGAAGTATTCCCGGAAGATTGTGATAAAGCTTTTGCCATGGGAGCGAAACTCGCCACGAAATAA
- a CDS encoding NAD(P)H-dependent oxidoreductase yields MKILVLCDRNSAAIKGFALRAQVETALEQAGHTVQTVVLNQDEMKPCLGCFGCWVKTPGLCVITNDCATEISRIQMQSDAVVILSEIVYGGFSPDIKAFLDRDIPNISPSFAIYHGQMHHKMRYERFPDWVVLGYGDSTEEEREIFRALAGRNALNLRPPKHFCFTMQYADDCREAVSRLGRIFAAEVSE; encoded by the coding sequence ATGAAGATTCTTGTCCTATGCGACCGGAATAGCGCTGCAATCAAAGGATTTGCCCTGCGCGCGCAAGTGGAAACGGCTTTAGAACAAGCAGGCCATACGGTACAAACAGTAGTGCTGAATCAGGACGAAATGAAGCCATGCCTGGGATGCTTCGGGTGTTGGGTCAAGACTCCGGGGCTTTGCGTTATCACTAATGACTGTGCCACTGAAATATCACGTATCCAAATGCAGTCTGATGCCGTAGTAATACTTTCTGAAATCGTCTACGGCGGGTTCAGTCCTGATATCAAGGCTTTTCTTGACCGGGATATCCCCAATATATCACCGTCTTTTGCAATATATCACGGACAAATGCATCATAAGATGCGCTATGAAAGGTTCCCCGATTGGGTCGTCCTCGGATACGGCGACAGCACAGAGGAAGAACGCGAAATCTTTCGGGCATTAGCCGGACGGAATGCGCTGAATCTGCGGCCGCCAAAGCATTTCTGTTTTACCATGCAATATGCGGATGACTGCCGGGAGGCCGTATCTAGGCTGGGGCGAATTTTTGCAGCGGAGGTGAGCGAATGA
- a CDS encoding DMSO/selenate family reductase complex A subunit, translated as MDQDNTKIIPTSCIHNCGGRCLLKAHVKEGILIQLTTDDSPDTDQFPQARACLKGRAQRQRLYDPDRLKYPMKRVGERGEGRFNRISWDEAFDTITGQMQRIKQMYGNEAIHLLYGTGVYGQISQSWITPDMGGALPRFLHMFGGYLGYYNTYSSACFSYSAPYTYGVAEGNSPDDLVNAKLIVLFAENMAETRMGGAGAAYYLKLAKDKGAKIVVVDPRYSDTASALADEWIPIRPTTDNALIDAMAYVMLTETLHDQTFLDTYCLGFDEEHMPPGIPAGHSYRSYLFGLSDDKIVKTPEWAERITGIPRDSIVRLARQIGRTKPACLLQGLGWQRHAYGEQPVRALPVLAAMTGSLGKKGGGPGLRLGGHKVPMGWVPAGTNPVKASISCYMWPEAILRGKEMTAADGVQGAAGLATDIKMIWSYASNILINQHSDCNGTARILQDESKCEFILVHDVVMTPSAKFADILLPDVTHFEREDITTYSSGIGYAIYHQKVVEPMYECKDIYTITSELANRLGFGNQFTEGKTEQDWLRECVKAAQDKDPRFPAFEDFRRQGIYKAAPPEPVIAYEQQIADPVHHPFQTPSGKIEIFSPRLWEKNNAREVPAVPKYISAWEGPDSPLTAKYPLQCIGYHCKQRVHSTFDNIPWMEEAGKQEVWISPGDAEERGIMNGEQVKVFNDRGAMIIAAKVTPRIMPGVAAIPQGAWWSPDSQGIDRRGNINTITKYHPTPLAKGNPQHTNLVQIEKA; from the coding sequence ATGGATCAAGACAATACAAAAATCATTCCAACCAGCTGTATTCACAACTGTGGCGGCCGTTGTTTATTAAAAGCCCATGTAAAAGAAGGCATCCTGATCCAGCTTACCACCGACGATTCGCCTGATACAGATCAGTTTCCTCAAGCCCGGGCTTGTCTGAAAGGACGGGCTCAGAGACAGCGGCTGTACGATCCGGATCGTTTGAAATATCCCATGAAACGGGTCGGAGAACGGGGGGAAGGAAGATTTAACCGTATCAGCTGGGATGAAGCCTTCGATACCATAACCGGGCAAATGCAGCGCATAAAGCAGATGTACGGCAATGAAGCCATACACCTGCTTTATGGCACAGGTGTATACGGCCAAATCAGCCAGTCCTGGATCACGCCGGATATGGGCGGCGCCCTGCCGCGGTTTCTTCATATGTTCGGCGGCTATTTGGGCTATTATAACACGTACAGTTCAGCCTGTTTCAGCTATAGCGCGCCCTATACTTACGGCGTAGCAGAAGGCAACAGCCCTGACGATTTGGTCAATGCAAAGCTAATCGTGCTGTTTGCGGAAAATATGGCGGAAACGCGGATGGGCGGCGCCGGCGCCGCCTACTATCTAAAGCTGGCGAAAGACAAAGGCGCTAAGATAGTGGTGGTTGATCCCCGCTATAGCGACACGGCATCCGCCCTGGCCGACGAATGGATTCCGATCAGGCCAACTACTGATAACGCCCTCATCGATGCTATGGCCTATGTCATGCTCACGGAAACTCTACACGACCAGACCTTCCTGGATACCTATTGCCTTGGTTTTGACGAAGAACATATGCCTCCGGGCATCCCGGCCGGCCATTCCTATCGAAGCTATCTCTTTGGCTTAAGCGATGACAAGATCGTGAAAACGCCGGAGTGGGCCGAACGAATCACCGGGATACCCCGTGACAGCATCGTCAGGCTGGCTCGCCAAATTGGCCGGACGAAACCGGCCTGCCTCTTGCAAGGCCTGGGCTGGCAGCGCCATGCCTATGGCGAGCAGCCGGTGCGGGCTCTGCCTGTGCTGGCGGCTATGACCGGGAGCCTTGGCAAGAAAGGAGGCGGGCCGGGGTTGCGTCTCGGCGGGCACAAAGTACCAATGGGCTGGGTGCCGGCCGGAACGAATCCTGTTAAGGCTTCTATCTCCTGCTATATGTGGCCGGAAGCCATTCTGCGCGGCAAAGAAATGACAGCCGCCGACGGAGTGCAGGGAGCGGCCGGACTCGCGACCGATATAAAAATGATCTGGAGCTACGCGTCGAACATCCTCATTAACCAGCACTCAGACTGCAACGGAACCGCCAGGATTCTTCAGGATGAATCCAAATGCGAATTTATTCTGGTGCATGACGTGGTTATGACGCCCAGCGCTAAATTTGCCGATATTCTCTTGCCGGACGTAACTCATTTCGAGCGGGAAGATATTACGACCTACAGCTCAGGCATTGGCTATGCCATCTACCATCAAAAGGTGGTAGAGCCTATGTATGAGTGTAAGGATATCTATACGATAACCAGTGAACTGGCAAACCGGCTGGGTTTCGGCAATCAGTTCACCGAAGGCAAAACGGAACAGGATTGGCTGCGTGAGTGTGTCAAAGCCGCCCAGGATAAAGATCCCCGCTTTCCCGCCTTTGAAGATTTCCGCCGTCAGGGCATCTACAAGGCAGCGCCGCCAGAACCGGTCATTGCCTATGAACAGCAAATCGCGGACCCTGTTCATCATCCGTTTCAGACTCCCTCCGGCAAAATAGAAATCTTTTCACCCCGGTTATGGGAAAAGAACAACGCGCGGGAGGTTCCGGCCGTGCCCAAGTATATATCTGCCTGGGAAGGGCCGGATTCGCCGCTGACAGCAAAATATCCCCTGCAATGTATCGGCTATCACTGCAAACAGCGCGTCCATTCCACCTTTGATAACATTCCCTGGATGGAGGAGGCCGGAAAGCAGGAAGTATGGATCAGCCCCGGCGATGCCGAGGAGCGCGGCATCATGAATGGTGAGCAGGTTAAGGTATTCAATGACCGCGGCGCGATGATCATTGCGGCCAAGGTAACTCCCCGCATAATGCCGGGTGTGGCCGCCATCCCCCAAGGAGCCTGGTGGTCCCCTGACAGCCAGGGGATTGACCGGCGCGGCAACATCAATACTATCACCAAGTATCATCCTACACCGCTGGCTAAAGGGAATCCCCAGCATACCAATCTGGTACAGATCGAAAAAGCATAA
- a CDS encoding DMSO/selenate family reductase complex B subunit has protein sequence MSKQMGFYFRQDRCIGCLTCQIACKDKNDLAVGQNFRKVQEFAGGGYRQTGSGLKNDVYAYWLSMSCNHCAEPACVKQCPTGAMQKRSDDGIVCIEPTKCIGCRQCVTACPYGAPQFNPQTGKTGKCDMCQDLLAKGEKPVCVTGCPVRVLDCGDLDELKKKDQGVDQIKGMPEPKTKPSLVITPHRSAVMKNS, from the coding sequence ATGTCGAAGCAAATGGGCTTCTACTTCCGGCAAGACCGCTGTATCGGCTGTCTTACCTGCCAAATAGCCTGTAAAGATAAAAATGACTTAGCCGTTGGACAAAACTTCCGGAAAGTTCAGGAATTTGCCGGCGGAGGCTACCGGCAAACCGGCAGCGGCCTGAAAAACGACGTCTACGCCTATTGGCTGTCCATGAGCTGCAACCATTGCGCCGAGCCGGCCTGTGTTAAGCAATGCCCCACCGGAGCGATGCAGAAACGCAGCGACGACGGGATTGTCTGCATTGAACCGACGAAATGCATTGGCTGCCGTCAATGCGTGACAGCCTGTCCTTACGGCGCACCCCAGTTTAACCCCCAAACCGGCAAAACCGGTAAATGCGACATGTGCCAAGACTTGCTGGCAAAAGGAGAAAAGCCGGTATGTGTCACCGGCTGTCCTGTGCGGGTTCTGGATTGTGGCGATCTAGATGAGCTGAAAAAGAAAGATCAGGGGGTAGACCAAATCAAAGGCATGCCGGAGCCTAAGACCAAGCCATCCTTAGTTATAACACCGCACCGCAGCGCTGTGATGAAAAACAGTTGA
- a CDS encoding RDD family protein → MIPEPVITEPFLADRPHSWFRFFARKMDLILFGFSLGIIRAAIFGTDEATAPFKELIMVMLMSIVLESVLLSLFGTTPGKWLFNIRIVNAESGTKPSLSQSLRRSVKVWLIVSGWASPSLSWLP, encoded by the coding sequence ATGATACCAGAACCCGTTATAACCGAACCGTTTTTAGCTGATCGCCCCCATTCCTGGTTTAGATTTTTCGCTCGGAAGATGGATTTGATATTATTCGGCTTCTCTCTTGGTATAATAAGAGCCGCCATTTTCGGTACAGATGAGGCAACGGCACCGTTCAAAGAGCTTATAATGGTCATGCTGATGTCTATTGTACTAGAATCGGTTTTACTAAGTCTATTCGGCACAACGCCCGGAAAGTGGCTCTTTAATATTCGTATCGTTAATGCAGAGAGCGGAACGAAACCATCGTTGAGTCAAAGCCTGCGGCGTTCGGTTAAAGTTTGGTTGATCGTAAGTGGCTGGGCTTCCCCTTCGTTGAGTTGGTTGCCATGA